Proteins encoded by one window of Vibrio rumoiensis:
- a CDS encoding bifunctional diguanylate cyclase/phosphodiesterase: protein MSLYNKFQIWLSITFLILTTSVFGLLLHSSHTYLKTQQKIEMTNMISALNIALTPFIHQKDKVGLESVINASFDSGFYGSITLKINDSNTQIQRKNLNQNSDSPEWFQKIAPFEELTESRVLMDGWMQAATLTVTNNTATGYDQLWALTLRLLTAFIINSLLAAISMIIILRVMFKPLKDIQKRANEISLNKFGDPIPQVNTRELSDVIQAINYMSKHIEAHYLQSANEVKRLRMRAYQDPVSELSNREYFITQLEPWLTSNTHDHCGLWLMKVDAIEDAYENKEFDKADSMVKELAQKLSSFVDGRSTFSRFSRSEFILLVPHCHYEYLEQVSETALNLVNEWQPNELIEDNSASIGMMVLHHQTDMRTVFTQLDSALTQARQQSGLKAFYIMKILFLYNENTILPEFTKGKMEWQNFVKQGIENQQVKIRLQPAINKEQQILHYEAFAYIEVDNIIYTANHFITALEDSDVAYQFDNHVLTLVSKQLAANPSKSPITVNISKDSLHNSQFVVFLTQMLKANPQLRETLVFEFPEVCFTKHLEETKVITQLLLQHSFKFGIDNFGHTFSSIDYLHQVHPTYVKLDFTYTSQLDDPAKYDLLASMTRIAKNLGIGMIATHVENLKQIDQLVELDIRRFQGFITDKLELNGHKNADK, encoded by the coding sequence ATGAGTCTATATAATAAATTTCAAATTTGGTTATCGATAACCTTCTTAATATTGACGACATCGGTTTTTGGCTTACTACTCCACTCTAGCCATACTTACCTGAAGACTCAGCAAAAGATTGAGATGACGAACATGATCAGCGCATTGAATATTGCGCTAACTCCGTTCATTCATCAAAAAGATAAAGTGGGTTTAGAGTCCGTCATTAATGCCTCTTTTGATAGTGGCTTCTACGGTTCTATCACACTCAAAATAAATGATAGCAATACCCAAATTCAACGTAAGAATCTTAATCAAAATTCTGACTCACCTGAATGGTTTCAAAAAATTGCGCCTTTTGAAGAGCTAACAGAATCTCGCGTATTAATGGATGGTTGGATGCAAGCCGCAACCTTAACTGTCACCAATAATACGGCAACAGGTTATGACCAATTATGGGCGCTGACTCTACGCTTGCTCACCGCATTTATTATTAATTCATTACTTGCTGCAATCTCGATGATCATCATACTTCGAGTCATGTTCAAACCATTAAAGGACATACAAAAGCGTGCGAATGAAATTAGCTTAAATAAGTTTGGCGACCCTATTCCTCAAGTCAATACTCGTGAACTCTCTGATGTGATACAAGCGATTAATTACATGAGTAAGCATATTGAAGCTCATTACTTACAATCGGCAAATGAAGTAAAACGCCTACGTATGCGCGCTTACCAAGATCCTGTTTCTGAGTTAAGTAATCGTGAATATTTCATCACTCAACTTGAACCATGGCTAACTTCTAACACCCATGATCATTGTGGTCTGTGGTTAATGAAAGTCGATGCCATTGAAGATGCGTATGAAAACAAAGAATTTGATAAAGCCGATAGCATGGTTAAAGAACTTGCTCAGAAATTAAGTTCATTTGTTGACGGAAGAAGTACCTTTTCTCGCTTTAGTCGTTCTGAGTTTATTTTACTGGTCCCTCATTGCCATTATGAGTATTTAGAACAAGTATCAGAGACCGCACTTAATCTCGTTAATGAATGGCAACCGAACGAATTAATTGAAGATAACTCAGCCTCTATTGGGATGATGGTTTTACATCATCAAACCGACATGAGAACAGTTTTCACCCAACTTGATAGCGCCCTAACTCAAGCTCGTCAACAAAGCGGCTTAAAAGCATTTTATATAATGAAAATACTATTTTTATATAATGAAAATACTATTTTGCCTGAGTTTACAAAGGGTAAAATGGAATGGCAGAACTTTGTTAAACAAGGTATTGAAAATCAACAGGTCAAAATTCGACTTCAACCAGCGATTAATAAAGAGCAACAAATCCTGCACTACGAGGCCTTTGCCTATATTGAAGTGGATAATATTATCTACACAGCCAATCATTTTATTACTGCACTAGAAGATAGTGATGTGGCCTATCAATTCGATAATCATGTATTAACGCTTGTGAGTAAGCAATTGGCTGCTAACCCAAGCAAGTCACCGATTACCGTTAATATAAGTAAAGATAGTCTTCATAATAGCCAATTTGTAGTCTTCTTAACTCAAATGCTAAAAGCTAACCCTCAACTTAGAGAGACGCTGGTATTTGAGTTTCCTGAGGTTTGCTTCACTAAGCACCTTGAAGAAACCAAAGTTATTACTCAATTACTACTCCAGCATTCGTTCAAGTTTGGTATTGATAACTTTGGTCATACTTTCAGCTCTATCGATTACTTACATCAAGTTCACCCGACCTATGTCAAATTAGATTTTACGTATACGAGCCAATTGGATGATCCGGCAAAATATGACCTTCTCGCTTCTATGACTCGCATCGCCAAAAACTTAGGCATTGGCATGATTGCAACTCATGTAGAGAATTTAAAGCAAATTGATCAATTAGTTGAGCTTGATATTCGACGCTTCCAAGGGTTCATTACCGATAAGCTAGAATTAAACGGCCATAAAAACGCTGACAAATAA
- a CDS encoding OmpA family protein encodes MKALTLSLLVLLLGACSNLESDPPPIAFHSKDLSDSDNDGVINARDLCANTRKNAVIDNNGCPTVVHSEEENKLHILFANDSTVIPAAYDKHIKNMSSFLDKYPQTHIVLNGYASPVGPAEHNKYLSIHRAANVYKALVAAGVSPKRIETVGYGDSDPIQATSREETMTLSRRVTASVVGMDSSVVESWTIYDQRKD; translated from the coding sequence ATGAAAGCATTAACTCTTTCTTTATTGGTTTTACTATTGGGTGCATGTTCAAACCTAGAATCTGATCCACCGCCAATCGCCTTTCATTCAAAAGATTTGAGCGATTCAGATAATGACGGTGTGATCAACGCGCGTGATTTATGTGCTAATACTCGTAAAAACGCCGTGATTGATAACAATGGTTGCCCTACTGTTGTCCATTCAGAAGAAGAAAATAAACTACACATTTTATTTGCTAACGATTCAACCGTGATTCCTGCCGCTTATGATAAGCACATTAAGAATATGAGTAGTTTCTTAGATAAATATCCACAAACTCATATTGTACTTAATGGTTATGCTAGCCCAGTTGGCCCGGCAGAGCACAACAAGTACCTCTCGATACATCGTGCAGCGAATGTCTATAAAGCCTTGGTTGCCGCAGGCGTCAGTCCTAAACGTATTGAAACCGTAGGTTACGGTGACAGCGATCCAATTCAAGCAACATCGAGAGAAGAAACTATGACATTAAGCCGTCGTGTTACTGCCTCAGTGGTAGGGATGGATAGCAGCGTAGTAGAAAGCTGGACTATCTATGATCAACGTAAAGACTAA
- a CDS encoding TolC family outer membrane protein, producing the protein MIKTPKINKLAIFLGCQLIALPTYAQSLEQAIANALATNPNIQSTYNEFISQKETSRASTGKYLPSVDLEAGVGYEDYDNSAGSQGEYNPRYAQISIRQLIWDGSSTYNDIKRTKAEAESQRYQLLADAQDMALSTAEAYIDVIQAQEVVTLSQANHDVHMRIYRDIKKRTDSGLSSTADLVQVEGRVAQANTNLLSAQSNLNDKITAFVRIVGSYPQDLRKPKVDDTYIAKSLNDALEKAKANNPTMYLAYHDVQAAQYQYEQTKGTMLPTFTVEGSQKYGDEIDASDGDTDELKVMLKMNYNLYNGGSDAADSRSAASQISKAKNIRDNAYRLLEESTRLSWSAKELAESQEKFLQQHVDSAAKTIIAYEKQYKIGKRTLLDLLNTENELFESRKAYLSAHYSGIIADYRLLNSTGLLLNELRVAIPDEWARSSK; encoded by the coding sequence ATGATAAAAACTCCAAAGATAAATAAATTAGCCATTTTCCTTGGTTGCCAATTAATCGCTCTGCCAACATACGCGCAATCTCTTGAACAAGCGATTGCCAATGCATTAGCAACAAACCCAAATATTCAATCAACCTACAATGAATTTATCAGCCAAAAAGAAACCAGCCGAGCCTCAACTGGTAAATATTTACCATCGGTCGATCTTGAAGCTGGTGTCGGCTATGAAGATTATGACAACAGTGCAGGCTCTCAAGGCGAATACAACCCTCGCTACGCTCAAATCAGTATTCGTCAGTTAATCTGGGATGGCTCAAGCACTTATAACGATATAAAAAGAACAAAAGCAGAAGCTGAATCTCAACGCTATCAATTACTCGCTGATGCCCAAGATATGGCATTATCCACTGCTGAAGCTTATATTGATGTCATTCAAGCCCAAGAGGTGGTTACCCTATCTCAAGCAAACCATGATGTTCACATGCGTATCTATCGTGATATCAAAAAACGTACAGATTCAGGTTTAAGCTCAACGGCAGATCTCGTTCAGGTTGAGGGACGTGTTGCACAAGCCAATACCAACTTACTTTCAGCTCAAAGTAACCTTAACGACAAAATTACAGCATTTGTAAGAATAGTTGGCTCTTACCCTCAAGATTTAAGAAAACCTAAAGTTGATGATACTTACATCGCTAAGTCGCTAAATGATGCGCTTGAGAAAGCCAAAGCCAATAACCCAACTATGTATTTGGCTTACCATGATGTGCAAGCCGCTCAATATCAATACGAACAAACCAAAGGCACTATGTTACCGACATTTACTGTCGAAGGCTCACAGAAATATGGTGATGAAATTGACGCATCTGATGGGGATACTGATGAGCTTAAAGTAATGCTTAAAATGAACTACAACCTGTACAACGGTGGTAGTGACGCAGCAGACAGTCGTTCAGCTGCCAGCCAAATCAGCAAAGCGAAAAATATTCGAGATAACGCCTACCGCTTATTAGAAGAAAGCACCCGTTTATCATGGAGTGCTAAAGAACTGGCGGAATCACAAGAAAAGTTTCTTCAACAACACGTAGATTCTGCGGCAAAAACCATCATCGCTTATGAGAAGCAATACAAAATCGGTAAACGAACCTTATTGGACCTATTAAACACCGAAAATGAGTTATTTGAATCTCGTAAAGCTTATTTAAGCGCACACTATTCTGGTATTATTGCTGATTATCGCCTATTGAATTCAACAGGTCTGCTTCTGAATGAGTTACGTGTTGCCATCCCTGATGAATGGGCTCGTTCGTCTAAATAA
- a CDS encoding EAL domain-containing protein, whose protein sequence is MNALESLDKGQDFDMYIIDAVFEQVDIYDPKYPIAVNLTQSSVNDTGFMRWLSQKMESNPEYANRILFEIPEICFIKQPDNTKLLCNIITSHKYSFGIDNFGHNFGSIDYLNAYRPAYVKLDFAYTTQIDDNEKADVVFSIARTAANLSITTIASRVETIEQKNKLIELELGGFQGFVTEQINNVTEGQA, encoded by the coding sequence TTGAATGCCCTTGAAAGCCTAGATAAAGGCCAAGACTTTGATATGTACATCATCGACGCAGTATTTGAGCAAGTCGATATATACGATCCGAAATATCCAATTGCAGTTAACTTAACTCAAAGCAGTGTTAATGATACTGGCTTTATGCGCTGGTTAAGCCAAAAAATGGAAAGCAATCCTGAATATGCCAACCGCATATTGTTTGAGATTCCTGAAATTTGCTTTATTAAGCAGCCAGATAACACCAAACTACTGTGTAACATCATTACTTCACATAAATACAGTTTTGGTATCGATAACTTTGGTCATAACTTTGGTTCGATTGACTATCTCAATGCCTACCGCCCTGCTTATGTCAAATTGGATTTTGCCTACACTACTCAAATAGATGATAACGAAAAAGCAGATGTTGTTTTCTCCATTGCACGTACTGCCGCCAACTTATCAATCACCACTATTGCTTCTCGTGTAGAAACAATAGAACAGAAAAACAAACTGATCGAACTTGAACTTGGTGGTTTCCAAGGTTTTGTTACTGAGCAAATTAATAATGTTACTGAAGGTCAGGCATAA
- a CDS encoding LapD/MoxY N-terminal periplasmic domain-containing protein: protein MTLYKQLLTWSMGIFITISVVLFALEFHHTRNDLIEQQTVRFDDTLNAATFALSPYLQGDDLEEAQTIIKKIFDNHNYQSTTLISITSSEAIKLNFKEPKNSIPSWFMTLSNIKPIQKTVQISSNWQPLANLKVINRPTFVYEKLWNNTKSILFALTFCGVILIVGLSIVFRRILVPLQIIQVSAQNLANNKFDEVLETSKYRELNDVVSVFNQITKQLRTHFEQQSEEANKLRVRAYQDPVSGLANRKYMMTQLKSWIESGSTGGIALLKVDQLDDVYEKEGYIQGDELTRSFAASLMEISSDEFNIARLNNSEFMLLAPNISDEDMLELGRAMLNRVAELQNDPLDIAPLQAAVALIMKQTDDSISDLLARADNGLVQARANREEPMFLVLADSDESQPNFGKQQWKAIVDEAIANKEFIFNYQKAIDSNNQMLHQEVFAAIQKTTLAIQQVAFECP from the coding sequence ATGACATTGTACAAACAGCTATTAACTTGGAGTATGGGGATTTTTATCACTATATCCGTAGTTTTATTTGCCCTTGAATTCCATCACACGCGTAACGACTTAATCGAACAACAAACGGTTCGCTTCGATGACACATTAAATGCTGCCACTTTTGCTCTTTCACCTTATCTACAAGGTGACGACTTAGAAGAAGCTCAAACTATTATCAAGAAAATATTTGATAATCATAACTATCAATCGACAACTCTGATATCAATTACATCGAGTGAAGCCATTAAGCTCAATTTCAAAGAACCCAAAAATTCTATACCTAGTTGGTTTATGACATTATCGAATATTAAACCTATCCAGAAAACGGTACAAATCAGCTCTAACTGGCAACCATTAGCCAATCTAAAAGTAATCAATCGCCCTACCTTTGTTTATGAAAAGCTGTGGAATAACACTAAATCTATTCTTTTTGCTCTAACATTTTGTGGCGTGATTCTGATTGTAGGATTATCGATAGTATTCCGTCGAATTTTAGTACCGTTACAGATTATCCAAGTTAGCGCTCAAAATCTTGCTAACAATAAATTTGATGAAGTATTGGAAACCTCTAAATACCGAGAATTAAATGATGTCGTTTCAGTATTTAATCAAATAACCAAGCAACTGCGTACACACTTTGAACAACAATCAGAAGAAGCAAACAAACTACGTGTTCGTGCGTACCAAGATCCAGTATCAGGATTGGCTAATCGCAAATACATGATGACTCAACTTAAATCTTGGATTGAAAGCGGGTCAACAGGTGGTATTGCCCTTCTCAAGGTCGATCAACTTGATGACGTGTATGAAAAAGAAGGATATATCCAAGGTGATGAACTGACTCGTAGCTTTGCTGCATCATTAATGGAAATTTCTTCAGATGAGTTCAATATTGCTCGTTTAAACAATTCTGAGTTTATGCTATTAGCTCCAAACATATCAGATGAAGATATGCTTGAGTTGGGTCGCGCTATGCTTAACCGTGTCGCCGAATTACAAAACGATCCACTTGATATTGCCCCACTTCAAGCTGCTGTTGCTTTAATTATGAAGCAAACTGACGACAGTATTTCAGATCTCCTTGCTCGCGCTGATAACGGCTTAGTACAAGCTCGTGCTAATCGCGAAGAACCAATGTTCTTGGTTCTTGCAGACAGTGATGAAAGCCAACCAAACTTTGGTAAACAACAATGGAAAGCCATCGTAGATGAAGCCATTGCTAATAAAGAATTTATTTTCAACTACCAGAAAGCTATCGACAGCAATAATCAAATGCTCCACCAAGAAGTATTTGCTGCTATACAAAAGACGACACTCGCTATTCAGCAGGTAGCTTTTGAATGCCCTTGA
- a CDS encoding HlyD family type I secretion periplasmic adaptor subunit, with protein sequence MKKKLTTEQLDFVDDKSSALMLSTTYTTKIMLWTIVAFFIIAIIWASLTKLDKVTTGTAKVIPSTQMQVIQNLEGGIVKQVLVREGQPVKKGQRLLLIDDTQARSDFQGKASDIANMQADQFRLKAQISAVKIDTKKAKQTSNWEDSVIVDESILPMFDEDFAKKHPILVTRQLSEYQGNVSNLENQLSVARQQVTQKQRELDENRSRYRSLQSSYNVASHEFNITEPLAKDGVVPEIELLKLRRQLIDTRRDLTSTKMQIPVAESAVHEAILKYLDIALKYRSDNQNELNKVSAQLSSQSESQVGLQDKVNRTVVTSPVTGTIQKIYINTIGGVIQPGMDLIEIVPTEDTLLIEAKIAPQDIGFLHPGLPALIKFTAYNFSTYGGLEGTVETISADTIQDDEGNSFYQVKIRTNESALTNKDGASLPIIPGMTASADIITGKRTVMGYLLKPVLKATNSALREQ encoded by the coding sequence ATGAAAAAAAAACTCACCACCGAACAACTAGACTTCGTCGATGATAAGTCATCAGCATTAATGCTAAGCACCACTTATACGACCAAAATCATGCTCTGGACAATCGTGGCTTTTTTTATTATCGCGATCATTTGGGCATCTCTGACTAAGCTTGATAAAGTAACGACAGGAACGGCTAAAGTTATTCCATCCACTCAGATGCAAGTGATACAAAACCTTGAGGGTGGTATTGTTAAACAAGTGCTTGTTCGTGAAGGCCAACCGGTTAAAAAAGGCCAACGTCTACTTTTAATTGATGACACACAAGCGCGCTCTGACTTTCAAGGCAAAGCTTCTGATATTGCCAATATGCAAGCCGACCAATTTCGTCTAAAAGCACAAATTTCTGCCGTAAAAATTGATACGAAAAAAGCGAAGCAAACCAGTAATTGGGAAGATAGCGTTATTGTAGATGAGTCAATTCTTCCTATGTTCGATGAAGATTTTGCAAAAAAGCACCCAATATTGGTTACTCGTCAGTTAAGTGAATATCAAGGTAACGTGTCTAACCTTGAGAACCAATTGTCAGTTGCAAGACAACAGGTCACACAAAAACAACGTGAACTAGATGAAAACCGCTCACGTTATAGAAGCCTACAAAGTAGTTATAATGTGGCAAGTCACGAATTTAATATAACAGAGCCATTAGCAAAAGATGGCGTGGTCCCCGAAATTGAATTGTTAAAATTACGTCGTCAGTTGATTGATACTCGTCGTGATTTGACTTCAACCAAAATGCAGATCCCGGTTGCTGAATCTGCAGTCCATGAAGCGATATTAAAATACTTAGACATTGCTCTAAAGTATCGTAGTGATAATCAAAACGAATTAAATAAGGTCAGTGCACAATTATCTAGCCAAAGTGAATCTCAAGTTGGATTACAAGATAAAGTAAACCGCACCGTCGTTACCTCACCTGTTACCGGCACTATTCAAAAAATTTATATCAATACTATCGGTGGAGTTATCCAGCCTGGTATGGATTTAATCGAGATTGTACCAACAGAAGATACCTTACTCATTGAAGCGAAAATTGCCCCTCAAGATATCGGTTTCTTACACCCTGGATTACCAGCATTAATTAAATTTACCGCCTACAACTTCTCTACCTACGGTGGCCTTGAAGGTACGGTTGAAACAATCAGTGCAGACACGATTCAAGATGACGAAGGTAATAGCTTCTACCAGGTTAAAATTCGAACCAATGAAAGTGCTTTAACCAATAAAGACGGAGCATCCTTACCAATTATTCCTGGTATGACTGCCTCGGCCGATATTATTACCGGCAAACGCACCGTAATGGGCTACCTATTAAAACCGGTTCTCAAAGCCACCAATTCTGCACTAAGAGAACAATAA
- the tnpC gene encoding IS66 family transposase (programmed frameshift) has protein sequence MTRKKAPKYQDAPPKVSDLNEAKVLIDELWEQLRHYEDKLTTSSKNSSKSPSSDSPKDRHERKKNESSGGRNSRGAKKGHTGHQRKLSPLKDTDIIIDCFPDSCPCCEQSDIDVHDGPYYRHQVFDIPKPTVDITEYRLFSGQCRHCKEAVKAQKPDDASQGIIGPNLLSYIGVLAGQYHLSVRKIQSLLKEQLGTTFSVGAISEAQTKVASMLTPLHQAIKQALKKAPLIHADETSHHRNDEQSLRWCWLVASDDLVYEQILYSRSTSSAKKVIDEDYAGIVVSDQCPSYNWIAADRHQLCWAHVKRNLQQMADYSGGGHTAYIGRHLCLLTNAIFHTRHRYEQDELNYALYLRRMRRLQKSFDHWLSKGTDVMVKRYRGRCKLLLKHRESLWVFLKKVSIPLTNNEAERCIRGFVIQRKISFGTTSDAGDKFRSRIHTLIETCKKRGLSAMSVLSEIITAVVAKRPYPNIFDL, from the exons ATGACTAGAAAAAAAGCTCCTAAATACCAAGACGCACCACCTAAAGTCTCTGATCTGAATGAGGCTAAGGTGCTTATTGATGAGCTGTGGGAGCAGCTCAGGCACTATGAAGATAAGCTTACCACTAGCTCCAAAAACTCTTCAAAATCGCCCTCATCAGACAGTCCTAAAGATCGCCATGAGCGAAAAAAGA ATGAAAGCTCTGGTGGTCGCAATTCGAGAGGAGCTAAAAAAGGCCACACAGGGCATCAACGAAAACTTTCCCCGTTAAAAGACACGGATATCATTATTGATTGCTTCCCTGATAGTTGTCCTTGTTGCGAACAGTCTGACATTGATGTTCATGACGGCCCTTACTACCGACACCAAGTCTTTGATATTCCCAAGCCCACTGTCGATATCACCGAATACCGTTTATTTTCAGGTCAATGTCGGCATTGCAAAGAAGCCGTCAAAGCTCAAAAGCCTGACGATGCATCACAAGGGATTATAGGGCCTAACTTATTAAGTTACATTGGGGTTCTTGCGGGGCAATATCACCTCAGTGTTCGAAAAATCCAATCTCTTCTCAAAGAACAGCTTGGCACAACCTTTTCAGTTGGCGCGATCAGCGAAGCTCAAACGAAAGTCGCTTCAATGCTAACGCCATTACATCAAGCGATAAAACAAGCATTAAAGAAAGCGCCTTTGATTCATGCTGACGAGACCTCTCATCACAGAAATGATGAACAAAGCCTTCGCTGGTGTTGGTTAGTGGCAAGTGATGACCTTGTCTATGAGCAAATACTTTATTCGCGCTCGACCTCATCAGCGAAAAAGGTCATTGATGAAGACTATGCAGGCATTGTGGTCAGCGACCAGTGCCCTAGCTATAACTGGATAGCCGCAGACCGTCATCAGTTATGTTGGGCACATGTGAAGCGTAACCTTCAGCAAATGGCGGATTATAGTGGCGGTGGCCACACCGCTTATATTGGCAGACATCTTTGTTTGCTGACGAACGCCATTTTCCATACTCGGCATCGTTATGAACAAGATGAGTTAAATTATGCGCTATACTTACGAAGAATGCGTAGGTTGCAGAAATCGTTCGATCATTGGTTGAGCAAAGGGACTGATGTCATGGTCAAGCGATATCGGGGGCGATGCAAGTTACTGCTCAAACATAGAGAGAGCTTGTGGGTTTTCCTCAAGAAAGTGTCAATCCCCTTAACCAATAATGAAGCTGAGCGATGTATTAGAGGTTTTGTAATCCAAAGGAAAATCAGCTTCGGAACGACCTCGGATGCAGGCGATAAATTCCGCAGTAGGATACATACCCTCATCGAAACCTGCAAAAAACGTGGCTTGTCGGCAATGTCAGTGTTGAGTGAGATCATCACGGCTGTTGTGGCGAAGAGACCGTACCCCAACATCTTTGATCTATAG
- a CDS encoding substrate binding domain-containing protein has protein sequence MALRHGKPEDSSMVSFHIATMSRGTCASSAYISKHGEPTHPNSLKEHNCLLHCRAGRLFNGWEYAEHSGSYKVKLDSNRVSNDTDIVRRWAVSGKGIAYRSQIDVQSDLRSGQLVQLLPGFESPSFELNLIYPSREQVSPAVIAFRELLRKKVAQIVS, from the coding sequence ATGGCTCTGCGTCACGGAAAACCAGAAGACTCATCTATGGTTTCATTTCATATCGCGACCATGAGCAGGGGCACCTGCGCATCCTCTGCCTATATATCTAAACATGGTGAGCCAACGCACCCTAATAGCTTGAAGGAGCATAATTGCTTATTGCACTGTCGGGCTGGTCGTTTATTTAACGGTTGGGAGTACGCTGAACATTCTGGTTCATACAAAGTCAAATTGGATAGCAATCGAGTAAGCAATGATACCGACATAGTTCGTAGATGGGCGGTTAGTGGCAAAGGGATAGCGTATCGCTCTCAGATAGATGTCCAATCAGATCTTCGTAGTGGGCAACTTGTACAGCTTTTACCAGGCTTTGAATCACCATCTTTTGAGTTAAATCTAATCTATCCAAGCCGAGAGCAGGTTAGCCCAGCTGTTATTGCTTTTCGGGAGCTACTCAGGAAGAAAGTGGCACAAATCGTTTCGTGA
- a CDS encoding TnsA endonuclease N-terminal domain-containing protein produces MFNFLVLVHMARGKYSPSEAKYNRWIQQGRGSGQRADYLPWITVRDVPSDGRSHRVFGHKSQRTHHLLSDLELAVFLTLEWNSQTLDIREQFPLNREDTLQLASEYGIKHPAERGVKLFMSSDFLVDSLDKQQPQYVIQAKYSDALEDPRIVEKLELERRFWLMKQIPWYLVTEKDVSQTLVQNISWIYPAERDEVSDDILIDRTAFYSELFQQYPQKTIVDTCKYVDQTYNQPNGTSIYEIRQLLANRCFYYDMSHPFHLLTAQDLVPENMVTLIRARHVSNQ; encoded by the coding sequence ATGTTCAATTTTCTAGTTTTGGTTCATATGGCAAGAGGCAAATATTCTCCATCAGAAGCTAAATACAACCGTTGGATTCAGCAAGGTCGAGGTAGTGGGCAGAGAGCTGACTACCTTCCTTGGATAACGGTTCGAGATGTTCCTTCTGACGGGCGATCTCATCGTGTTTTTGGTCATAAAAGCCAACGTACCCACCATTTACTTTCAGATCTTGAACTTGCAGTATTCCTTACTCTCGAATGGAACTCACAAACACTAGATATTCGAGAACAGTTCCCTCTCAATCGTGAAGATACACTTCAACTTGCTTCTGAGTATGGCATCAAACACCCTGCTGAAAGGGGTGTTAAGTTGTTCATGTCATCAGACTTCTTAGTTGATAGCTTAGATAAACAACAACCTCAATACGTTATCCAAGCTAAATATTCTGATGCCTTAGAAGATCCGAGAATAGTTGAGAAACTAGAGCTAGAGCGGCGATTTTGGTTGATGAAACAGATCCCGTGGTATTTGGTGACAGAAAAAGATGTATCGCAAACTTTAGTTCAGAACATCAGTTGGATCTACCCTGCTGAGAGAGATGAAGTTTCCGATGATATTTTGATAGATCGTACAGCGTTTTATAGTGAGTTATTTCAGCAATATCCTCAAAAGACTATTGTAGATACCTGTAAATATGTCGATCAAACCTACAATCAACCAAACGGCACTTCCATCTATGAGATAAGGCAACTGCTTGCTAATCGTTGCTTTTACTACGATATGTCTCATCCATTCCACTTGCTGACCGCTCAGGATTTGGTTCCTGAAAATATGGTTACCTTGATAAGGGCTCGCCATGTTTCAAATCAATGA